The sequence GCCACTCCACTGGCTCAGCCACACCTTTCGAACTCCTATTCGGTCATGCTCCCAATTACACACATTTATGTGTCTTTGGTTGCCTGTGCTACCCAAATCTCTCCTCTCAAGCTCTGCATAAGCTCTCTGCACGATATGCCATGTGTATTTTTGGGATACCCATCCGATCACAAAGTGTATCGTTGTCTCGATCTCTCGCATCGTTGCATTATCAATTCTTGTCATGTTCACTTTGTTGAGTCCTATTTCCCATTTTAGACCACCTCCATTTCTCATTCAATCCCTCCATTGGTCAGCAGAACTCCCCCATAGCCTGATTCCACTAGTCCTCTCTCGACATTAGTTTCTTGGGGCACAATCAAGGATCGTAGCATGCGTCCAGCACCTGCCACACATCCCACAACCTCACCTATCTTGTTGTCTACGCCGGTAGACATCACCACCATTTCACCTCCACCCACAATCGTGCCTTAGTCTTTTCCAGCCCACCAGCCTGACCGTCCCTGGATTCTGGACCAATGGTTTCGTCATCTTCGCTGCAGCGTCACCATATGGTCACACGAAGCCGCGTTGGCATATCCAAACCCAATCCAAAATATGCCCACTATACCGAACTTGCTCCCGACATCTCTCCGGTTCCATCTGCTGTGCAGTCTGCCTTACGAGATCCCATCTGGCGCGCTGCCATGGAAGCTGAGTTCAAAGCTCTGCAGGTCAACATAACGTGGACTTTGGTGCCTCGCCCCTTCGGTGCTCACGTGGTCTCTAGGAAATGGGTCTTCTGGCACAAATTCAAGCTGGATGGATCTTTGGATCGGTACAAGGCAAGATAGGTGGTTCGTGGCTTCACTCAACGTCACGGCGTGGACTTTGGGGAAACCTTTAGTCTCGTTGTGAAATCAGCCACCATTCGCATGATGCTCACCATCATTGTTACTTGCCGATGGCCGGTCAAGCAGTTGGATGTCTCCAACGCCTTTCTTCACGGCCACCTCTTCAAACACGTGTTCTGTGATCAACCTGTTGGCTTCGTCGACCCCTATCGTCCTCGCGATGTCTGCTTCCTCTCCTAATCGCTCTACAGCTTGCGTCAAGCTCCCCGCGCCTGGTACACACGCTTTGCAAGTTACCTTGCCCACCTCGGTTTCGTCGCTTCGATTGTTCGTTGTTCATCCTGCGACGTGGATCTGCATCgactttcctcctcctctacgcCGATGACATGCTTTTGACTGCATTCACCAACGTGCTGCTTCAACAAATCATCAAACATTTGCAGTCAGAATTTGCCGTCAAGGACATAGGTGACTTGCACTTCTTCCTCGGCATTCACGTGACGCGCACTCCCTTCGGCTTCTTCCTTTCCCAAGCGAAGTATGCCGAGGACCTGCTCGACCGTGCTAGTATGACGAACTGTAAACCCATATCCACTCCACTGGACAACAAACGAAAGTATCAAGCTCCACCGACACTGCTAGTGTTGATCCTTTACACTACCGAAACCTTGCCAGTGCTCTCCAATACTTGACGATGAATCGCTCGGACATTGCACGCGCCGTCCAACAAGCATGCCTCCATATTCACGATTCGCACGACTGTCATCTATCGATTGTCAAACGGATCTTGCGGTATGTCTGTGGCATGATTGCGTATGGCTTGCACCTCTTTGGCGCTTCACCAATGGAGATAACAAATATTCCGATGCGGACTGGGCTGGGCATCCAGACATGTGGCGATCCACTTAGTCAATCTCCATGGATCACGATGCCTCGCTTGGATCTTGGCCTCATGCTCACACCTATCACTGCTatgaccgagtcttgcgcctcTCTCTGTGTCATCTGTTAGCGCTCGGTTAGGATTCAGTTGAGGCAtacatgtactctatatatacTTATGCTGTAATATCAATACAATTCGTATTGCATTCAGAATGCTACACGTAGGTCAATTTAAGCTTTTTTTGATTTGAGGATTTCTTTTTTGAGTAAATttcgtaaaactacagatttgacaaaattatcacaaaactacatatttaagcaatagttttacaaaactataGATGTAGTGccaattttatcgcaaaactatagatactttggtaaaattatcgcaaaactatagatttaagcaacaatttcacaaaactacagatttagcgccgattttatcgcaaaactacaaattcTGTAGGAGTTGTTCTCAGTCCCATTACCATGACGACCGGGCCCAGCTTGCAGTCTCATAGCAACTGACAGCTCATGAAACGGACCGTCACAGCAGCTGCCAGCTCCACCGGCACTGCTGTTGCTTGCTCGAATCCATTGAAAATGTGCCCCTGGAGTGTAGTCACTTCattatgatgtaaaaactgcaGCTTTCAGGGTTAAGGTggatttttgatgaaattggtTTGCCTACGTCACCGACTGATTTGTTTGCCTTCAGATTCACACTGGGTATTTATTATACTCGGTTGGTTGCTAGTCTGATTAGCTTTTGCTTGGTATCTACTTTTTCCACTGAGGGTTGTAGGATTCTTTTTTTATGACCTGTACTGGATTGAGTCTGTTTGGCCATGTTTGTTGCTTGTTTCAAGTTCAGGTTTCCAATTTCCAATAGAGGGGTATGGGTGTTAATTggaatttgtttgttttcatcccagttatttttgttgttgttatcaATTGCATTGATCTTCCTCCCAAACTAAACTTAATGAACATAGGAAGCAAACATTTTCCTTTTAGTGTTATTTTTAATGCATAGTGTTTTAAAAGTGCTAGGTGCTAGGCAGGTGGTGTGGGTGAGGCCTTATTCCTAATCTGCAATCAGGCAGACTAAGTGACGATTAGGAGCTAGGTGATAGGGTAGTGCCTAGCACCTTGGTGGTTTAGGAAGCTGAATTTTGAAACTGTGCCTATTGATGTCTATTTTTTCTTCGCTCAGTTTTGTAGATGTCTTCTTATCTATATCATTTATCTGTATCATGGCTTCAATCTTCTGACTTAATCACAATACACAAGTATTTTCCAACAGTTTTTTTATATCACTTAGCATGCTAGGAATCTTGGTCAATTGTTTGAATACCTAGTCCAACGCCACCACCTTAATTCATTTTTCACATCTTTGCATTTTTATATCACTGATTTATAATGAATATTCAAATTTGTGCAGGAGTTTTTGTGCAAATGAACTGCCAGGGCAGGTAATTCCATCCTGATCATTCGTTTATTATCCGAGTATTTGTGGACGCTATTCCTTGAATTGTGTCAATATGTAACTTATTCTTCATTGTGCAGAAGCTTGCAGGGGCACCACCTGAGCTTGCATTAGTTGTTTTTCATACCCATGGACCGTACAGCGGTATGCTTTGATATCCTCTATGTCCATGACCTTATCATTTAATTTGCAATCTTCATCACCCTAATTTCATTTTAATTTGATATCAATAGgcaatttataaatttttgtgCAACACAGCTTTTGTTGTGCAGCGAAGTGGATGGACAAAAGATATCAATGCTTACCTGTCATGGTTATCTGGAATATCATTCAGTGGTGGAGGATTTAATGAAGCTGCTACCTGTGAAGGACTTGCTGAAGCACTAACGGTATTGACGTCTCAACACTCTTTAAAGTTTCTCTGCAAATGACGACTTCCTCGTGGCCAAAAGTTAGCATTTAGAAGctttgttttttcctttccaGATTGTAGATGTTTAAGTGACAATTCCTTACTTGCCATTGGAAAATTTTTGCAATCCTGGATATGCCATTGATGTGTCTATGACATGTGGTAGACACAGGCGATGGCAAATTTGGGATTGAGGAGATTTGCAATGGCATGCAAAAAATTATTCCTTTAAGTTATGTGGTTGTGTGGGCAAGATGCCTGGAGTAGtacatcatgattttttttgtcattctGCCTATGATTCTATTGACTTGTGCTCATTTCGCATGTGGTATTTCTTACTAAAATTGTTGATATTCAGTTCTGTATGAATAAAGGTGTTTTATTGTTCCAGTTGATGGCAAACATCTATTTCTAGCTCTCCTTGCAGATGAAGATATcaccatatattttttttctaatattgcTGGTGTTCACTTATTTTTCATACTAAGCCCAGAAACATAGCTGGAAATATATTCTTACTAAGCTATTTGCACAAGCTATGATTTGAGTGAGAGAATTTGAACAGGGTCTTCACATCAATTTTAATCTCagcctttattttttcatcaatAGAGTATGGATTTGTAATATCAGTTATTAGTTTATTACTGATAATGTGATGGAATGAAATAAGTATGATCAGAGAGGTTTATATGTTAGTATGCTATTTTTGGGGCCGCAGTCCATTTTGTTCGCAGTGATGAAAGCTACATGTTGTAGCTTAAAAACCTTTGGTGAACTGAGACCTATTCATCAAAAAAGTTTTACAACATTCCATACAAGAACTTCCAGCCTCCTCAACCCTTCCTTTGGATATGGAAGTCTAAAGTTGCTAACAAGCTCAAGGTGTTCTCTTGGCTTCTCCTGATGGATAGACTAAACACAAGGAACATCCTTAAAAGAAAGAAATCCAAGGTGACAAATAATAACTTCAGCTGTGTAATGTGCGTTGAGCATCTTGAGGAAACTGCTTTCCATCTCTTCTTTGGATGTCAATTTAGCAGATGCTGTTGGCAAATGCTCAACATACAATGGAACCATGATCAGCCCTTTTTCAACATGATGGAGGACGCCAAACACAGCTCCCAGTCTCCATTCTTCATGGAAGTCTTTATCATTGCTGCCTGGCAAATCTGGAAATAGAGGAATGGTCTCATCTTTGAAAACAGACACCCTAGTCTCGCTTCTTGGAAGCAGGGCTTCTTAGATGAATCCAAGCTCCAATCACATAGATTAAATGAGGACAAGAGACAACTTTCTGAGCTGGCTCAATTCTCTCTTAGTTTGCTCCTTTCTTACTCTCGTAGTTGAGGGTGCTTGTATAgtttttcttagtcttttgcttctcttttctgttGCTTAAGCCTTTTGTACAGTTCCTCTTTTGGTTTATTAATTTGCAGTAGGGGACTCCCCTACtgttttcctttaaaaaaaaaacctttggTGACAATATTGGCCTTTTGTTTAGAATATTCTAATTGTGATCATTTTGTTACTGATTGTTATTGTGATGTTAGCTGTTGTCCACATATTTATTGTCATCATGATGTTCATTTTCTTATATGCAACTAGATACTTCAAGGCAGTCCTAGTACAACCCAGAATCATCAAAACCATGAAGCACAAAAGCATTGCATACTTGTCGCTGCAAGTAATCCTTATCCTTTGCCTACACCTGTCTACCGTCTTCCTATTCAAAGTACTGATCACAAAGAGAACATTGAGTCATCAAAAGAGCCTTCTATTGCTGATGCTGAGACTgttgcaaaatcttttgctcAGGTGCTGCATAAGTTCTTCCATAGCTTGTTAttattgtttattttttgtATCTTAATGGAATATCAGTAGCTTTTAGTTgattctttttaattttgtggGTGTAGTGCTTTGTGTCATTGTCGGTGATATCTCCAAAGCAGCTGCCAACACTAAAGGCGATATACAATGCGGTAATGTTGTCACTTTGTTGTGTTTAATTCTTAGACATAAACCTTCTATTAATCTTCTGTGCTTCTTGTTTCATTATTCAATTGAtggtattatatatatatatattttcttgaatGGAGGAATTTTGGCGATTTGAATCCTGTAGGAAATTTCTTTGTGTGTTTGGAACCAATGATTGTCATCATCAACTTCCTGCGGAGTGATTTTCAGAAGGAATTTTTGAGTAATTAAATAAAAGCAACTGCATGTCCTCATATTCTATATGAAACATGCAGTtgtaattttcaaaataaaccaaaaaaatGAACATTAGAGTTTAGTACTCCCTCTTCTTTCCAATTTAACGCTTGTGACTTTTTCTGGTCTCCAATATTCGACTTTGACCATTACTTTTACAACTTTATACCAACACAtactaaaaatattatatttttatgaaagCATTTGTAGACAAATCTAGTCTCATAATTTTCATGTAGCCAAGCTTATAGTTTTAAACATATTAGTGGTCAAACTTTAAGAAGTTTGATGGAGTGGATTATTGGatgtaaaataaaaagaatgaagGGAGTACTTTCAAATAATAGCAACTTATATGTGGAGTACGAGTGTAAGACATCGCTCATTCTAAAGTACTACTTCCAATCTGAGTTACTTCTTGATTTAACTTCATTGGCATGGAACAAGGAATGGGTTTATACTTTGGTTTTTGGCAAAAAGATTCTCTTTATTTTATACCCATATCTCTCACAACTACCCATACTCCATTTGGTAGGGGTCTTTGGTGAAAAATGTTACCTCAAAAAACCAAAATGGCATCCATTAGCATGTCAAAAGTGAGCTTTTAAAATGGCATCTATTAGACTTGAGGAGGTATTAAATTAGCTAGTATACTAGCTAAAATTGCAAGTGATGGCCTTTCACTATCTCCAATTTTCCCTAGTTATACATTGTGACCATTAGTTTTAACTTATGTGATACAATATGACGTTATATGGCCTTCAGCACTTTGTTACGATGAATGTGCACATAATACTGACTTCAAATTCTGCCGCAGGGCAAGCGGAATCCTCGAGCTCCTGATCCATCAGTGGATCATGCAAAAAACCCATATTTCCTTGTTTTGCTATCTGAGAATTTCGTGGAGGCACGAACTGCTCTAAGTCGTCCTTTACATGGGAACCTGGTCCCAAATCAAACCATAACAAAGATGGACAGTTCACCTGCAGTTACTATGCCAGGGCCAACTTCAAAtaccaacccctcaggttgaaCAATGTTTATGTTAGGCTTAGTTTTGCTATAAGATCTGTTCTTGGTTATGTGGTCCCTTGGTAGAAAGAAAATGTTGTTGATACGATGTTTATGCATGGGAGGGATGCAGGGAAAGCTTTGTCAATGAGGTTTAGGTGTTTACACCTAGTTTAGTGAGAGTTACTTTAACAAATGCTAGTTCAATTTGAGTaaagaaaaaggataaaagTGAAATTTTCTTGATATTTCCCTTTGGGCCGGCATACTCGAAATATGGCAGAAACAACTGATGGCTGTATATGTTGGGATGGCTGACTATTTCATAGCAGGCAAGGTTCTGAATATGCCAAATGCCATTATATGATCCAATTTTGCATAAAGACTACCTATATTGGTGAAAGATTTAGcagaaaatatgtgtttataggAATTTATACCAGGGAGAACACCTGAGACATTCTAATTGCATGTAGCTGTGATGTGATGTGATTAATTGTTGTACACTGTAATATATCTTCAGTTTGCTGAGTTAAAATGTTTTTTAGCTTGAGACTACAAAAGTGAACGTGCTAGATATAGAAGTTGAACGCTATGTTTCTAGCAGCATGTATCACTGGGTGCCAATGTGATTCTCTATCTGTTTGTTCAAATACCATTGAAATAGGACATAGATGGCCAATTACCCTAATGATGTTAACTGGCAAGATGGTCTTCAGCTAATTGTTCCAGTTATTCAGAGTTTGGAGATGAATTGCATATGGTTAAGTACTTGTTGTTTGCAGGAATTTTAGTCGTAATTAACAGTGATATTAATATATTGTGAGGCTTTCACACATTAACTTAAAAGTATTCATACAGATACATAAGTGCTTGCTCTCGTGCATATGAATGCTTGTTAAGTGGTTGCATCATTTGTTCCATATAGATATAGTAAATTTTGCTGTTATGAACATGACCGTGTACCAGATTTATTTTGAATTGCTATATGTCATATTTGTCACTTGTTAGTCAGATTTGCCTGTTTATTAAATTAGGGTGTATCCATATGAAGCCTGTCTGATTTCAAGAGACCACTTGTATTTTTTAAATGATCCATTTATGATAAATTCACCTAATATTGCAAGCTTCTGCTCATATTGATGTTATTGCCGATCTTACCATGATGTCTAATTCTATTCAAACATTTCCAGTGAATGGACCTATGATGGGCCGTCAACCAGTTGGTGTTGGAGGCATTCCTACAGCAAGTGTTAAAGTGGTATGCTACATGGACAGACTATTCCAGGAATTtccctgtttgttttttcatTGTTCCAATACATTTTCAATTTTCACTTTTAGGAACCAACTACGATACCGCCAATGGTTTCTGCACCTGCATTCTCACATATAACACCCATTTCAAACGTGACTTCACAAGGAGTATCGGCACTGCAAACTTCATCACCATCTCTTATTTCACAAGAAGCAAATATTGTGAATGATAATGTGCAAGAACACAAGCCTATAATAAACCCTGTCCAACAGCCAGTTCGGCCTGGTGGTCATGGCAGCCTCCTCAACAATCTGTCACAGGTTCGGCTGATAAACTCAACCTCTTTAGGAGGAGGAGCTACCTCAATGGGACTACCTAACATGGGGGCAACACCCATACAAGTCCACATGTCAAACATGATATCAAGTGGCATGACATCAACACCCTCGGTCATCTCttctatgtctggacctggacAACCAATTGGTACTCAACAAATGGCACAGAGCACAGGTCTTGGTTCCTTTGGCTCAAACACTTCTGCTGTATCAGGCAATTCAAATATTGTTGTATCATCCTCTCTGGCTAACATTCAAAGTAGCATGGGCATGAGTCAATCAGTGCCACCTATGCCACAAGGAGGCTTAATGGCTGGCTCACAATTAGGACAAGGTGGAATTGGCACAAACCAAAACATGATGAGTGGCCTTGGGGCTACAGCTATCTCTTCAGTGCCTGCAATGATGCCAACACCTGGGATGGCCCAACAGACAGGAGTCAATTCCCTTGGTGTGACTAATAATTCGGCCATGAATATGCCTATTGGGCAGCATCCTAATGCCCAACAGCCACAGCCCTCAAAGTACGTCAAAATTTGGGAGGTAAAGATTTCTTCTTGCATTTAGCATTTACATAATCAACCTTCCCTCCCTCCTCAATAGGCCCTTACGGGTTTATGATAATTAATTGTGTTAGTATTATGGTGGACTgtagtttattttgttacttTTGGTTACTTCTATGTTATGTGTTGTTTATTAGTTTTCACATATTACAATTTACATTACTCATCAGTCAATATATTGTGGCATAATGGTAAACCCTGTTTAAACCAACCCACCTTGCCCTCTAAATGCCACTATACAGTGTTTCGAACATTGATCCATATCGTAAATTCAGATTTATTTTGCTCATATTGTGTTGTATGTTGTCTATAGAGGTTTTCAGTAACTGATGTTCGTCCTCTATCCATCTCAGGGAACTTTATCCGGGCAAAGGCAAGGACAGCCTGTATTTATTTGTAAACTCGAAGTAAGTCTCTATTTGCATTATTGAACTCAAACATTATGCGGTGTTTGCcacgatttttttttgaagatgCAATATTACACTGAACGAATGATTCCTGGTATACGGTGACATAATTATTGCTCTTTGTAGGTCTATGAATaaaggaaaataatttttcacttGAAAAGCTCGTTCTACTAAATCTTGCTCTTTCACCCTAATTTTTGCTCGGATGGTTAAGGAAGATAAACAAGCTAGTAATAAACCCCTGAATTTGTAATTATTGTTAGAAATAGCAACTTGTGTTCAATGGTAGACCCACGGGGGTAATATATAAAGTACATGAGGGAGATTCTAGGACTAGGAGATTACCATAATACTcttgactattatacccttaacaaCCCCCCTCAAATACAATagcgttgcatttgaaagagTGAAAACTAAGTACTAAACTTAGACAAAGTAAAACTAATACATCCAAAATTTGTCTCTTCAAAGCCGTCATAGAGTGGAGCCCTGTAATCATGTCAAATCAAGATGTGCAAAGCAAATGACATGAGTACAGTCGTAATGATGACTACAAAAGAATGTCTTTGGTCAAGAATTGCAACAAAGCGACATCGAATAGCAAAACGACAAATGAAATTGTCACTAAGACTATGGAAAGATCAAGATGGCAAAAAAATGCCAtagatcaagaattgcaaacaaAGCAATGGTGCATCAATAAAGCTATAGAAAGACAATTTCGTTACTAAAGCTATAGAAAGACAATTTCAAAAGTGGCAAGATAACAAACGAAGTTGTCACTAAAGCTATAGAAAGACCTAGATGGCACTAGTGCATCAATAACGACGGAAAAAGATTAGCTAAACAAAGACAAAAGCtagctaaccacaaaagaaattGACTAATTGACAAAGGAATATGTGAACTCGCACGGCATAACAAACTTGGATGTGGATGCAACGGAAAACAAAGACTAAAACTAGATGGAGTGAGTAGCTGAAAATAAGACTCAAACAAAGACTCGCGCAGCAACACCACACAATGACTAGCGCAATAGCAGCAGTGGCAGCAAAGCAAAAGCTAGCAAGCAGCAGCACCAGTAGTCGCGCAGCACCAACGAAAGTAGTGGGTGCGGCAAAGCTCCCACCTGCAGCAGCAAATCCAGCATTATTTTATGATAAAGAAGGAAAGCCCCCAGATACCAAATCCTCCAGCACCTATGCCACCATCTTGGGTGGCACAGCCAAAACCATCACAGATGACGCTGCAGCAGCAAAACCACCAATTTTGGAGGCAAGAGCACCAAAACTTCCACCAGTATGCGCAAACCATTCCCTCCCATGAGAGACATGGAGAAGGGGATGGTGGTCGTCATCCGGGAGTATGACCCATCGACGGACTGCGACGACACGGAGGCCATCGACTGGGAGTGCGAGGTCGGGCTGTCCGGCGGGATGTCATTGCACGCTGACATGCTCAGCGACTCCGTCGTGCGAATCCACTGCTCGTTGACCTATCTCATGCTAGTAGCTGAGACGTCCGGGCTAGGCCCCTGGACTGTCGGTCTCATCCGCGGCACCGCCAAGTTCGTCGCCACCAGGAAGAGCCGCCCAGGCGGAGTCGGCGGCGGGAGGAGCCAACAGAGGGCGGGCGAAGCTAGTGGCGGGAGCAGCTGCAGTTACAGCAATGGCTCGACGAAGAAGAGGTCCAATGCACAACAATGAGAAGTCACTAACAATGACAAGCCGACAGAAGGGGCTTGAAGACGAAGGCCCTCCACCTGCACGAGTGCTTCCTGGCTTGAAGAAGAGGCGACAACGTGGAATCGGGTCGACGATAGAATGAAAACGGTGGCGGTGTGGAATCGGGCTAATGACAACATGAAAACGGTGGCGGTGACAAGAAGATCCGGTGCTGAAGAAGACATGACGAGCCGAGGAGCCATGATAGCTAATAGCAAGACATCCATGCGGCAGATAGTTGTCCCCGGCGGTTGAGGATGAATCCCGAAGGATGATGCGAGATGAGCCGACGAAAATGAGTCAACGACGCGCGGGACGACATCAATCGAGCAACAGGAAGAGCCGCATGACTAGTAGTCACATGCGTAGGTAGAGAGAGCCTGCCAGTAGCTTGAAGACAACGGCGGCAGAAGGGTTTGTGGTGGCGAGATGAAGCCGACGAGCTACTCACGAGGAAGAGTAGCACAACATCCATGGGTTGCTCGTCGACAATTTGGTGGTGGGCAAAGCCAGCCAGTGACGAGCAAAGAGAAAACCGGCAGCGTGTGGGCTAGAGTGGGACAAGTTGCGGCATACTAAAAAAGAAAACCTTGCCTTAATACCATGTTAAGAATAACAGCTTATATTTAATGGTAGCCTCatggggcaatatatagagtacataagGAAAACCCTAAGACAAGGAGATTACCATAAtacccttgactattatacACCTAACAATTATGATTGCTGAAACTTGAAGTCTAAAATTTAAACCCCTCAAAACTTGGACTGCAAACATCAATTGCTGCCAATGCTCATTTCCCCAATGGTTTGTGTCCACCTTCAAAGTTGGAACTAATACTTGGCCTGTTTGTATTTAGTGTTCTGCAATCTTGCTATGCTTCTTTTACTACTAACAGTATGAACATGTACATACGTATTCGTGTAATCGTTTTTTTGGTATTTCTCACTTTAGCATATGTCTGACAGGGTTATAGGAGCGGAACAGCGTCCGAAACGTAAGTGTTAGAATTATTGCAAGAATCCTTTCATTCCCTTGAATCTATATGTTTCACAATATATCGCTGGCATGATTTGTTGATTGCTATGATTGAGACCAGCAATTTCGTTGTTAGTTGATGTTATCGACTTACCGTTGTCCTTGCCTTAAACTAAATGACTTGCAATAGAAATTTCCATTTTTGAGTGTGTATCATATTGAGGCTTACTATGTCATGTACAATGTGCATAATGCCATCTACAGATATACTAAAGAACACTGTGTATTTACTTTGCAGTACATAGTATCTTGAACAATCTAGTTAGGCTTAACCTTGAAATCCCACAATGTGGTCCTATTTTGCCCCCATGAAACTCGTTTCTACTACTCGCAAATTGTACTTCCAAGTAGGAACTTGAAGCTGTACTTCCGTATGCAGACTTGCAGCAGACTGGCCAGAAACTATGCAGATTGTTCGCCTCATAGCTCAGGAGCATATGAACAACAAGTTTGTCTCTCAACTAAACCCGTTATTTTCCTTGTCGACTTGTTGCATTGTTACATTTTCTTGTAATGTGCTGTTCTGCAGACAATATGTTGGCAAGGCAGACTTTCTAGTATTTCGGACATTAAATCAGCATGGGTTTCTTGGACAACTACAAGAAAAGAAGCTGGTCGGTACATGATTCTAATCAATTATAACCTTTTGTTATTCAGTTGTGGTTCATCAACCGTCATCTCATACACTTTGTTTTGTGACAGTCATTTTGTACACTTCTAATGCTCAATTGGTCCTCTGTTTCAGTGCGCTGTGATACAGTTACCTTCACAAACTTTGCTGCTGTCAGTGTCTGACAAAGCGGGCCGCCTGATTGGCATGCTCTTCCCTGGGGTAATATTGATTGCAGCTAAATTAGAGATATATGTCTACTTCTAGTCAAACCATTGACCATTTATTGTGTGAGAAACATAATTATCAGCATATGCTGAAATATGCCCATTTTTCCCAGGACATGGTGGTATTCAAACCACAGGTCTCGACTCAGC is a genomic window of Phragmites australis chromosome 17, lpPhrAust1.1, whole genome shotgun sequence containing:
- the LOC133897848 gene encoding mediator of RNA polymerase II transcription subunit 25-like, encoding MAAERKLVVAVEGTAALGPYWSTIVADYVEKIVRSFCANELPGQKLAGAPPELALVVFHTHGPYSAFVVQRSGWTKDINAYLSWLSGISFSGGGFNEAATCEGLAEALTILQGSPSTTQNHQNHEAQKHCILVAASNPYPLPTPVYRLPIQSTDHKENIESSKEPSIADAETVAKSFAQCFVSLSVISPKQLPTLKAIYNAGKRNPRAPDPSVDHAKNPYFLVLLSENFVEARTALSRPLHGNLVPNQTITKMDSSPAVTMPGPTSNTNPSVNGPMMGRQPVGVGGIPTASVKVEPTTIPPMVSAPAFSHITPISNVTSQGVSALQTSSPSLISQEANIVNDNVQEHKPIINPVQQPVRPGGHGSLLNNLSQVRLINSTSLGGGATSMGLPNMGATPIQVHMSNMISSGMTSTPSVISSMSGPGQPIGTQQMAQSTGLGSFGSNTSAVSGNSNIVVSSSLANIQSSMGMSQSVPPMPQGGLMAGSQLGQGGIGTNQNMMSGLGATAISSVPAMMPTPGMAQQTGVNSLGVTNNSAMNMPIGQHPNAQQPQPSKYVKIWEGTLSGQRQGQPVFICKLEGYRSGTASETLAADWPETMQIVRLIAQEHMNNKQYVGKADFLVFRTLNQHGFLGQLQEKKLCAVIQLPSQTLLLSVSDKAGRLIGMLFPGDMVVFKPQVSTQQPPMQQQQLQQQQQLQHQQLQQHMHMQPQGLPLQQQQLQQIQQQQQLPLQQQQQQIQQMQQQQQQQQQMQQMHQQQQQQQQMQQMQQPQMVGTGMGQPFMQGHNRAVQMMQGKIAPQGPGSMPGGGFLP